The Bdellovibrio bacteriovorus W nucleotide sequence AACTTGACAGGCATTTCATTTTTTCAGTGGCTTGATAAGAATAATAAGACGCCGTGCTTTTTCTGCTAAACTCGCCCCCATGAGAAAACTCGCCCTGCTTTTATTATTGTGCCTTCCATCGCTTGCTCTGGCCAACCCGACGGTCTGCAAAAGCGGTGATGAAGTTTTGCCTTACAACGAAGGCCAGGTCATTGAGTGGTTGAATAGTAAAAATCAAAAGCGCTTAATTTCTCGTGCCCACGTTCAAGGTATTATTGTTCGCCTTATCGAAGATCGCCAAAACCATATTCATCTTGAGGTGGATTTGGATACAGACCTGAATACCAAAAAAGATCGTG carries:
- a CDS encoding hypothetical protein (COG1089 GDP-D-mannose dehydratase); the encoded protein is MCLPSLALANPTVCKSGDEVLPYNEGQVIEWLNSKNQKRLISRAHVQGIIVRLIEDRQNHIHLEVDLDTDLNTKKDRVEVIFNTKFGSLPEFRPNDPIIACGDFIRDKYSPLKGVIHWLHLNPKNTRHEHGFLVINGVMTGHENPAKHKR